Proteins from a single region of Pangasianodon hypophthalmus isolate fPanHyp1 chromosome 7, fPanHyp1.pri, whole genome shotgun sequence:
- the tstd1 gene encoding thiosulfate:glutathione sulfurtransferase, translated as MANTDKDISYSDLKSLREKSKDLLLVDVRSKDEVDRGRIPGSIHIPLDNVEKEFSLDAHAFQEKFGVPKPLLDSRDLVFHCQMGRRGGAATEKARSLGFKNARNYAGGYKEWSDKEGK; from the exons ATGGCAAATACAG ATAAAGATATCTCCTACAGCGATCTCAAATCCCTCagagagaagagtaaagacCTTCTGCTTGTGGATGTGCGCTCCAAAGATGAAGTGGACAGAGGACGCATCCCAGGCTCCATCCATATCCCAC TGGACAATGTGGAAAAGGAATTCTCTTTGGATGCACATGCCTTTCAAGAGAAATTTGGTGTCCCCAAGCCCCTGCTGGATAGCCGTGATCTGGTGTTTCACTGCCAGATGGGACGGCGTGGAGGAGCTGCTACAGAGAAAGCCAGAAGCCTCGGCTTCAAGAA TGCACGGAACTATGCAGGAGGTTACAAGGAATGGTCAGACAAGGAAGGCAAATGA
- the pdlim3b gene encoding PDZ and LIM domain protein 3b isoform X2, with translation MPQNVLLEGPAPWGFRLCGGKDFNQPLTITRVTPGSKASLVNLCPGDVILAIEGVPTEGMTHAEAQNKIKETTNQLCLKIERPETKLWSPQVVEEGKAHPFKVNLEAEQQEFKPIGTGHNRRAQPFVAAANLDDKRQVVSSSYNSPIGLYSEGNIQDALHGQIRGLVHDRPNGGKALTSIEDSDVYRMLQEDHETPHEPRQSGSFKALQDYIESDGTKPLVTRSVKAPVTKPQAASATLQKLPLCDKCGNGIVGTVVKARDKFRHPACFVCSDCGMNLKQKGYFFVEGQLYCETHARIRMRPPEGHDLVTVYPNA, from the exons ATGCCGCAGAACGTGCTGCTGGAAGGGCCTGCCCCATGGGGATTTCGACTGTGTGGTGGCAAAGATTTCAACCAACCTCTAACCATCACAAGG GTGACTCCTGGCAGTAAGGCCTCACTGGTCAACCTGTGCCCGGGAGACGTCATCCTGGCTATTGAGGGAGTCCCAACAGAGGGAATGACTCATGCGGAGGCACAGAACAAGATAAAAGAGACTACTAATCAGCTGTGCCTCAAAATAGAGAG GCCTGAAACCAAACTCTGGTCACCACAAGTCGTGGAGGAGGGCAAAGCACACCCATTCAAAGTCAACCTGGAAGCAGAGCAACAA GAGTTTAAGCCAATAGGCACAGGCCATAACAGAAGAGCACAGCCGTTTGTGGCTGCTGCCAACCTGGATGACAAAAGGCAGGTGGTGAGCTCTTCTTACAACAGTCCCATAGGCCTCTACTCTGAAGGCAACATCCAGGATGCCCTGCATGGACAAATCCGCGGCCTGGTGCATGACAGGCCTAATGG TGGAAAAGCCCTGACATCCATTGAGGACTCTGATGTGTACCGAATGCTGCAGGAGGATCATGAAACTCCTCATGAACCGCGCCAGTCTGGCTCCTTTAAGGCCCTGCAGGACTACATAGAGAGTGACG GTACCAAGCCCTTGGTAACCAGAAGTGTCAAAGCTCCAGTGACGAAGCCCCAAGCAGCCTCAGCCACGCTACAGAAACTGCCTCTGTGTGACAAATGTGGCAATGGCATTGT GGGTACCGTGGTCAAAGCCCGGGACAAGTTCCGCCACCCTGCGTGCTTTGTGTGCTCTGACTGTGGAATGAACCTGAAGCAGAAAGGATACTTCTTTGTGGAGGGACAGCTGTATTGTGAGACTCACGCTCGAATCCGAATGAGGCCTCCCGAGGGACACGACCTGGTCACTGTGTACCCTAATGCTTAA
- the pdlim3b gene encoding PDZ and LIM domain protein 3b isoform X3 → MPQNVLLEGPAPWGFRLCGGKDFNQPLTITRVTPGSKASLVNLCPGDVILAIEGVPTEGMTHAEAQNKIKETTNQLCLKIERPETKLWSPQVVEEGKAHPFKVNLEAEQQEFKPIGTGHNRRAQPFVAAANLDDKRQVVSSSYNSPIGLYSEGNIQDALHGQIRGLVHDRPNGGKALTSIEDSDVYRMLQEDHETPHEPRQSGSFKALQDYIESDGVPWSKPGTSSATLRALCALTVE, encoded by the exons ATGCCGCAGAACGTGCTGCTGGAAGGGCCTGCCCCATGGGGATTTCGACTGTGTGGTGGCAAAGATTTCAACCAACCTCTAACCATCACAAGG GTGACTCCTGGCAGTAAGGCCTCACTGGTCAACCTGTGCCCGGGAGACGTCATCCTGGCTATTGAGGGAGTCCCAACAGAGGGAATGACTCATGCGGAGGCACAGAACAAGATAAAAGAGACTACTAATCAGCTGTGCCTCAAAATAGAGAG GCCTGAAACCAAACTCTGGTCACCACAAGTCGTGGAGGAGGGCAAAGCACACCCATTCAAAGTCAACCTGGAAGCAGAGCAACAA GAGTTTAAGCCAATAGGCACAGGCCATAACAGAAGAGCACAGCCGTTTGTGGCTGCTGCCAACCTGGATGACAAAAGGCAGGTGGTGAGCTCTTCTTACAACAGTCCCATAGGCCTCTACTCTGAAGGCAACATCCAGGATGCCCTGCATGGACAAATCCGCGGCCTGGTGCATGACAGGCCTAATGG TGGAAAAGCCCTGACATCCATTGAGGACTCTGATGTGTACCGAATGCTGCAGGAGGATCATGAAACTCCTCATGAACCGCGCCAGTCTGGCTCCTTTAAGGCCCTGCAGGACTACATAGAGAGTGACG GGGTACCGTGGTCAAAGCCCGGGACAAGTTCCGCCACCCTGCGTGCTTTGTGTGCTCTGACTGTGGAATGA
- the pdlim3b gene encoding PDZ and LIM domain protein 3b isoform X1: MPQNVLLEGPAPWGFRLCGGKDFNQPLTITRVTPGSKASLVNLCPGDVILAIEGVPTEGMTHAEAQNKIKETTNQLCLKIERPETKLWSPQVVEEGKAHPFKVNLEAEQQDLGYFEHQFNVRPKPFTPGGQSRDNRSQRVTPNVVKGTAPVTNRSQIEALARSTQYNSPINMYSDANLSEALQHTQLSAVADKPGTSGKALTSIEDSDVYRMLQEDHETPHEPRQSGSFKALQDYIESDGTKPLVTRSVKAPVTKPQAASATLQKLPLCDKCGNGIVGTVVKARDKFRHPACFVCSDCGMNLKQKGYFFVEGQLYCETHARIRMRPPEGHDLVTVYPNA; encoded by the exons ATGCCGCAGAACGTGCTGCTGGAAGGGCCTGCCCCATGGGGATTTCGACTGTGTGGTGGCAAAGATTTCAACCAACCTCTAACCATCACAAGG GTGACTCCTGGCAGTAAGGCCTCACTGGTCAACCTGTGCCCGGGAGACGTCATCCTGGCTATTGAGGGAGTCCCAACAGAGGGAATGACTCATGCGGAGGCACAGAACAAGATAAAAGAGACTACTAATCAGCTGTGCCTCAAAATAGAGAG GCCTGAAACCAAACTCTGGTCACCACAAGTCGTGGAGGAGGGCAAAGCACACCCATTCAAAGTCAACCTGGAAGCAGAGCAACAA GACCTTGGCTATTTCGAACACCAGTTTAATGTCAGGCCAAAGCCCTTCACACCTGGGGGTCAAAGCAG AGATAACAGATCTCAGAGGGTGACGCCGAATGTAGTTAAGGGGACCGCACCAGTTACTAATCGCAGTCAGATTGAAGCCCTGGCTCGTTCCACTCAGTATAACTCCCCCATTAACATGTACTCAGATGCCAATCTATCAGAAGCTCTACAGCACACTCAGTTATCTGCTGTAGCTGATAAACCAGGAACCAG TGGAAAAGCCCTGACATCCATTGAGGACTCTGATGTGTACCGAATGCTGCAGGAGGATCATGAAACTCCTCATGAACCGCGCCAGTCTGGCTCCTTTAAGGCCCTGCAGGACTACATAGAGAGTGACG GTACCAAGCCCTTGGTAACCAGAAGTGTCAAAGCTCCAGTGACGAAGCCCCAAGCAGCCTCAGCCACGCTACAGAAACTGCCTCTGTGTGACAAATGTGGCAATGGCATTGT GGGTACCGTGGTCAAAGCCCGGGACAAGTTCCGCCACCCTGCGTGCTTTGTGTGCTCTGACTGTGGAATGAACCTGAAGCAGAAAGGATACTTCTTTGTGGAGGGACAGCTGTATTGTGAGACTCACGCTCGAATCCGAATGAGGCCTCCCGAGGGACACGACCTGGTCACTGTGTACCCTAATGCTTAA
- the c7h4orf47 gene encoding UPF0602 protein C4orf47 homolog: MPDAKSDMERVGLFKEMGYISIGDKYKPVIYRPFNEAAYKNKQMLVSGLKKKSALQAGYFDARFKRIFENEALTDLIKIQRQYQIQQAKKNLAKAFLPSSGEKKSSGIGSYYGTLGGPVKAMSPLEIPKKTYKSPGKNIYTSPPKKGSGYGFPGVTLSKLELYSSDSYDRVRELLKREMAAHKSQMKGGPFLLNLHPTECFDSNPYKLNKPLPLSNMAEGKKTHFAVPFKPSSPSKRIGGMKAGTFDPYPSHSTDPYIIKKPKSDSLSTNKGVFRPSPGPKSTPVKSIISLNVNRFVNATNYNQVPSVMAY; this comes from the exons ATGCCTGATGCAAAGTCTGACATGGAGCGAGTTGGGCTCTTCAAGGAAATGGGCTACATCTCCATAGGGGACAAATACAAACCCGTTATTTATC GTCCATTTAATGAAGCTGCTTATAAAAATAAGCAGATGTTGGTCAGTGGGCTGAAGAAGAAATCAGCACTCCAGGCTGGCTACTTTGACGCTCGGTTCAAGCGGATCTTTGAGAACGAGGCATTGACGGACCTTATCAAAATCCAAAGGCAGTACCAGATTCAGCAGGCAAAGAAGAACTTAGCAAAGGCGTTTTTGCCCAGCAGTGGGGAAAAGAAATC CTCAGGTATTGGCAGTTACTATGGAACACTCGGGGGTCCTGTTAAGGCTATGAGTCCCCTAGAGATTCCCAAGAAGACATACAAATCCCCAGGCAAGAACATATACACCAGTCCACCCAAGAAAGGAAGTGGATATGG CTTTCCAGGTGTCACACTGTCCAAATTGGAATTGTATTCTTCTGACTCCTATGACCGAGTGAGAGAGCTGCTAAAG CGTGAAATGGCAGCTCACAAATCTCAGATGAAAGGGGGGCCATTTCTTTTGAACCTTCATCCAACGGAATGTTTCGATAGCAATCCTTACAAGCTAAATAAACCTCTGCCACTTTCAAACATGgcagagggaaaaaagacaCACTTCGCTGTGCCTTTCAAACCATCATCTCCTAGCAAAAGG ATTGGAGGAATGAAAGCAGGCACATTCGATCCATACCCATCCCATTCCACAGACCCCTACATCATTAAGAAGCCGAAATCAGATTCTCTGAGCACAAATAAGGGGGTCTTTCGCCCATCGCCCGGCCCAAAGAGCACTCCAGTGAAGAGCATTATCTCTCTCAATGTGAACAG GTTTGTGAACGCCACCAACTACAATCAAGTCCCCTCTGTAATGGCATATTAA